ATTAAGCCAGAAGTAATTGTAGAAGAGAAAGTTATTCAAAAAACTGTGATCAGGGGACAACACTCTAATTTTTCTTTGAATAAATTTTCGTTGAGTACAGATGAAAAAATACAATTAGATCGTTTAAAAAAAGAAGAGCTCAGTGGAGCTAAAAAACTTATAATTACAGGTTATACAGATCATGAAACAGGTACAACAAAATATAACCAAAAACTATCTGAGGAAAGAGCAGAATCGGTGAAAGACTATCTTCAAATTCCTACTAATGTAGAAGTCCAAGTAATTGGAATGGGAGAAAAAGAAACATTAGGAGGAAGTCCAGAATTAGATAGAAGAGTAGAGATCGAAGTAATTAAATAAAAAATATTAAATAAAAAATGAAAGGATTAATCTCCTTTCATTTTTTTATAAACTGTCTATGGCAAATTTAATAGATCCTATATTCTTTGCATTTTGTAACAACATTCTACAATTCTCATTTGGTCTTATTAGGGTGAATGTCTTCCCCAGAGCCTCATATCTTTCTGCAATTGCATTGATTGTTTCTATCCCAGAGAAATCCATTACCTTAGCATATTTTAAGTCTAAAATTACATCTACAGGATCCTTATTTACATCAAATATCTCTTTTAATTTATAAACTGAACCAAAGAATAAAACACCATTTATCTTATAAATTTTTTCTCCATTCTCACCAGTTTCAATATTAGCATATATGATCTTTCCTTTTTCCCAGGCAAACATAAGAGCCGATAAGATAACTCCTACAATAACTGCAGTTGCCAGATCTTGAAATATAGTTATAAAAGTTACTGCTAAAACAACTATTACATCGGACCTGGGAATCTTTCCTCCATATTTTAAACTCTCCCATTTGAATGTACCTACAACTACCATGAACATAACTCCTACCAATCCAGATAATGGAATTGCATTTGTAAAGGCAGAACCAAATAACATGAATATCATTAGGGTAACCGAAGCAATGATTGCTGAAAACCTAGTTCTCCCTCCTGATTTAACATTTATAATTGACTGGCCGATCATGGCATCTCCACCCATACCTCCGAACAGACCATTTACTAAGTTTCCTAAACCCTGAGCAAAGAACTCCTTATTAATTTTACTTTTAGTATTAGTCATCTCGTCTATTACCCTTCCAGTTAACACAGCCTCAGTAAGGCCTACAAGTCCCCCTGTCACAGCATATGGAAAGATTATTTTAAATGTCTCCAGACTAAAACTTACATGGGGAATATAGAATTTTGGAAGATCTCCCTTTAACTCCATCCCTGCAAAATCCTGGACGGTTCTTAAAGAATAAATATCATAGTGGCTCATAAGACTGGAAATAATTGTCACAGAGACTATAGCAACCAGACTTGACGGTATTGCACTGGTTATCTTTGAAGTAAAGTGAATTATAGCCATAGTTACCAGTACAAAGATAATCATAATCAATAGATCTTTTGTTGGCAGCCAGTTCCCGTTAATTTTAAACTGGGAAAACTGAGCAAGAAACATAACAATAGATAATCCATTTAAAAATCCTAACGTTACTGAATATGGAATGATCTGGGTATACTTCCCAAGTTTAAAAACTCCCAATAATATCTGGATGATCCCCATTAAAATAACTGTAGCAAATAAATATTCCAAACCATGAGTTGCTATTAAAGATGCAAAAACAACTGAGATGGCAGCTGTAGAAGAACTTATCATTGCCGGTCTTCCAGTAAAAATAGCCGCGACCAATCCCATAACTACTGCACCTTTTAAACTTAAAATTGGGCTTACCCCTGCAACAAAAGCAAAGGCGACAGATTCAGGGATAAGTGCCAATGCAACGGTTACTCCTGATAAAACTTCATTTTTTAATATTTTACTAAACATACTAACCTCCTTAAATTAAGTTGTTCGAACTTGAACAACTTAGACACTATAACACACTTCTCAACTTTGTTCAACTACGAACAAAAAAACCGTGTGGTATAATAGATATATATTAAAATTAAAGGGGGAAAAATGAAAAATAGTGTAGTAGAACTGATAAAATGTGTAAATAAAAGATTTAATGATAATTTAAAAGCAGAGTTTAAAAGCAAAGATATCCCAATAAAATTAAAACATATCGACCTTTTTATGATTTTATATGAATATGGAGAAAAAATAGAATTTAAAAATTTAGTTAAAATCTGGGGTATCTCTAAATCAACTGTATCTGAAACTATAACAAGATATGTTAAACTTGAGTTATTAAAAAAAGAGAACACGACTACAGACAAAAGACTGGTATATATATCCCTTACTGAAAAAGGAAGTGATTATACAAAAAAAATAAATGATATTACTCATGAATTTTCAGCTAAGATCAATGAATTATTAGGAGAAGATAAAAATAATTTAAAAAATATTCTTAAAGAGATTATAAAATCAGACATATAAAAAAGCGACTGGACGTTGTATCCAAGGAGCTCTAACTATTTATGATGCCGCTGGCTGGCAGTATCTTGAGATACTCTTGCAGGTATAATTTCTTCAACTAAAAAAAGATAAAGCTCACGAGATGAACTTTATCTTTTTTTAAATAATTTAAAACTAAATCTATCTACGCATATTTACAATCATAAACTCAAAATCAGCAATTATTCCTAGACATACAAGGATCATAAATAACATATATCTGCCATTTATTCGTTTAGATTTAATGAAGTCATCTTTAGCTTTTCCATCTACTGATATAATATCTTTTAAATAACAATGGTAGTTATTATCAAACCAAATGATATAATCTAAACAGGTATAATCTCTTTCAAACTTAACAATTTTACTTTTTTTTATCTTTTTATTGTGATCATAAAATTCAACTAACCCAGTTAATTTTTTTATTTCCTTCCCTTTTAACCTTAAAATTTCTTCCATAACATCTCCTTTTATACATTTTTTTAGTGTTTTTTAGTATTTTTTTAATCGATTGATTATATTACAAAGTTAGAAAACAATCAATACTTTCTATATGGAAACTACCTAACTATATGGAAACTACTTCACATATAAAACTTTTAATGATATTGTTTTATTGTGAAGAAAAAAACTAAAAAATTTTAGGAGGATCTCAAAATATGATTGCAATGGTTGTAAAAATAATAACAGAAACAAATGATATTCAAAGAATAAAAGAAGTTGCAGAAAAATTGGTAGTGGAAACTAAAAAAGAAAAAGGATGTATAGAGTATGATCTATATATAAATATAGAGGATAAAACATCTATGTCTTTTATTGAAAAATGGGAGACAAAGGATGACCTGGAAAACCATTTAAATTCTGAACATTTCAAAAGGTTGTATCCAGAGATCTGTAAATATAAAATTGACGGTGAAACAGTTTTATACGAAAAACATAGTGTATAGTCAGTTAATATAAAAAATTTGGAGGGGAATTATGCAGAGAATAACTTTGAACAATGGTATAGATATTCCTATTATTGGACTGGGAACATTCCGTGCTAAAGAAAAAGATGTTTATAATGCTGTAAAAACAGCTTTGGATTCTGGGTACAGACATATCGATACTGCTATGATCTATGGCAATGAAGTAGAAGTAGGAAGAGCTATCAAAGACAGTGGAGTTCCCAGAGAAGAACTTTTTATAACAACTAAATTATGGAATTCAGATCAGGGTTATGAAACTACTAAAAAAGCATTTGATGACTCATTAAAAAAATTAGGGCTAGAATATATCGACCTATACCTGATCCATTGGTATAAAGGGGAGGAAAAAGCCGCTGATTCATGGAAGGCCATGGAGGAACTCTATGAAACCGGCCATATAAAATCCATAGGAGTATCCAACTTTAATGTAAATCATATTGAAGATCTGTTAAAAACAGCCAAGATAAAACCTGTGATAAACCAGGTAGAGATCCATCTGGGGCTGCCCCAGTATAATTTGCAAAAATACTGTGAGTCCATGGAAATAAAGTTAGAAGCATATGCTCCTATGCAGTCAGGAGGAATTTTTGCCAATGAAGATATTAAAAAAATTGCCCAAAAACATAATAAAACAATAGCTAATATAGCTTTAAAATTTTTAGTAGACCGTGGAATAATTGTCCTTCCTAAATCTATCAAAGAGGAGAGGATCCTAAATAATAAAAATATTTTTGATTTTTCATTGGATGAAAATGATCAAATAATTTTAGAAAAGCAATGTAACGGTATGAGACTGTTCCCTGACCCAGATAACTGTTCTTTTTAATAAAAAAGAAACGCGAATTTACATCCAAATAATAATAAATTTTAGGAGTTGAGATATATTTATGAAAGTAGTAGCATTTAATGGAAGTCCCAAGGTAAATGGTAACACTAAGCAGGCTATCGATATTGTAGCAGCTGAATTAAAAAAAGAGGGAATAGAAGTAGAAGTTATCCATGTTGGAAATAAAATCATCAGAGGCTGTTTAGCATGCGGTCAATGCAGAGTCAAGTTAGATGATAAATGTATCATAAAAGATGATAACCATGTAAATGAATGGATCCAAAAAATGAAAGAAGCAGACGGTGTAATCTTAGGTTCCCCTGTACATTACTCTGCTATTGCAGGGACAATGAAATCATTTTTAGATCGTGCATTTTATGTGATGGGTGGATCATCTATGTTAAGAAATAAAGTAGGTGCCTCTGTTGTAGCAGTCAGACGTTCTGGTGGAATACCGACTTTTAATCAGCTGAATAACTTTTTAAATTATTGTGAACTAACTATGCCTACTTCTAACTATTGGAATGTAATCCACGGTACAGCACCTGGGGATATCGAACAGGATGAAGAGGGAAAACAAATCATGAGGGTTTTAGGGAAAAATATGGCTCACCTATTGAAATTAGTTGAAAATGGAAAAGGTCACGTAGAATCTCCTGAACTTGAACCCAAAACATATACTCACTTTGTAAGATAAAGAAGAGTTAAAATAATAATCTTCCTCCTACCTGTAGAGAAATCTAGTTTTGTAGGAGGTTTTTTTGATAAATAATGTTATTTTTAACGTTTTTTGCTATAATATGAACATAATGTATTAAAAATATGATTTTGAAAAAGGCAAAACAAGGGAAACTTTGTGACGCAAAACTATAGGGTCTAAATCTCATAATGGATATGACAGCCAGTTACCAAAGTTTCTTTAGGGGGCAATATGCTTAAGATTCTTATCAAAAAAGTTATTCAAAATGATTATTTAGATGAAAAAATAAAATTAAAAGAGGAAAATAGATTACTAAAAAATTGTGATAAAACCATTAAACGTAACCCAGATAATCCAATTAGTTATTTTAACCGAGGAAATCTAAAGTTTAAATCAGGAGATTATCAGGGTGCAATGAAAGATTATAATGCAGCCATAAGACTGAATCCTGAATATTTAGAGGCATATCATAGTAGAGCAATAATAAAAGAAAAATTAACTTATTATAACGGAGCTATTGCTGATTATAACTTTATTTTAAAAATAGATTCATTAGATCCATTGGCACGAAAAAATAAAAATATTATCCAGCAAAGATTTTAATCAACCTATAAAATAAATTATAGAGAAATCATAAAAAATTTGGAGGAACTTATCACTTCTTTAGTATATGAAAGGTGTAATAATATTATTTTTAAAAAGGAGTAAATATATGAAAAAAATTATTTTTTTATTTTTTATTTTATCTTTTATCTCATTCGGTTCATTTAACCCCTTCAGTCATCAAAGGTATAACTTTACCCTGGATAAGGTCTCACTTTTAAACGTTAAACTAAGTGAAAAAATTGGAGGAAGAAAATATTTTGAAGGAATCATTAAAAATAATACAGATAAAAAAATTGTAAAAGCTGAAGTTACTGTTATGTTTAAAGATAAAAATACTCCATATCATGTTGTGGGAAGGATGAATTTTTATAATTTAAAACCTAATGAACGTTCTAATTTTTTTGGGCAGAGTGTTCATGTGAATAATATTAAGGGAGAAAATTTTAAAGTTGAACTCAGTGAAGTTGTAATGGAAAAATAAATTTTTTGTATTACACTTTACTACTTTCCTCTAAATTTATAGATAGAATTATATTTATTTGCGATGTAACATGTGTTACAGAAAATATGTTAAAATCCTGGTAGAATATCCTTAAGTTAAAAGTTCAAATATAAATAAAAGAGGTGATCTATATGTTTTCAAAATTAAAACTTCCAAAGAATACAAATAAAATGGGTGAAACGCCTATTATGAATGAAAAAAATGTTTTCCCTGAAATATTAAATAAACACATGACTCCCAAGGGAAAATGGGCACAAATTGTCGTAATTAACGGTAACCTTAAATATATCCATGACGATGAGCCTGAAAAGATATTAGTAGCAGATAAGAATCATTCGATAGTTATAGAACCTGAAAGATATCACCATGTTATTTTAGATGGTAATGTTGAATTTAAAGTTGAGTTTTATAAGGTTCCGGAAAATTTAGAAAATTTTGATGATAAAGCTTCTAGACCGGGGGAAAATTTCTTATAAAATAAATAAAAAAGAACTTCTAATCTATAGATTAGAAGTTCTTTTTTCTATATCTCTTTTTTTAATTGATCTATCCACTCTTCAATTCTAGAAGATGTAAGATTATCCTGGTTATTTATATCCAGTGCCAGACCAACCAATTGATCATTTTCCAAAGCTTTACTGTCGGAAAAACTATAGCTTTCTCTTGAAGTCATACCAATTATTTCCCCACCGGCATCTCTTGCCGCTTTGGCTATAATACCTAGAGCATCACAGAAAGTATCCCCATAAGATTCCTGATCACCAGTTCCGAAAACACCTATTTTCTTTCCTGACAAATTCACATCTTTTAAAATTTCGATCCTATCACTCCAATCATCCTGAAGTTCACCATATCCCCAAGTAGAAGATCCAAACAAAATTAAATCTAAACAGTCAATATTTTTTACTCCCTGGGATATAGGCACAACTTCTGCTTCTAATTTTCCACCTAAGATTTGAGCTATTGATTCCGTATCACCTATTGTACTTCCATAATAAATTCTTACTTTCATCTTGCCCTCCTTTTTGCTTTCCAAAAGATTTGTAATTCAAAGTATTTTAACTTAAAATCATTATATGAATAAAGGGATAAATTGTCAAGAAATATATTTAAAATTAAGAGAACTTTACAGTTCCTAAAAAATCACAAAAAAAAGCAGATAGGATAACCTATCTGCTTTTAGTTTAAACTAATATTTTATTTTAAAATTTTAATTACTCTAAAATCCCCATATCACTTACCTTATGAGGTTCTGTATTTTTTTCTTTTAAGAAAAAATGAAGAATAGTCATCACCAATGGCTCCAACAAATCAACTTAAAAACTTCTAAGTTTACAACCTTTCCCTCAAAATATATCCCCTTCCCTGGAGAGATTCAATGTGGTTATCAAAGGTAGAAAGTTTATTCTTGAGTTTTCTTATATACACATCTATAATTCTATTCCCCTGAATAAATTCATCCTCCCATACCCTCTCATAGATATTTCTCCTGGCAAGAGCCACTCCCCTATTTTTTGCTAAAAAAACAAGGAGGTTGTACTCAGTTTTAGAGAGTTTGATCTCCTGACCATCTTCCTTCACACTATTAGCAGAGAGATTGATAAGAATATCTCCTATCTGAAGAACCTCTACCGTAGCAGTATTTTTTCGTTCCACAGCTCTTATCCTAAGGATCACCTCATGGATATTAAATGGCTTTTTTACATAATCATCTGCCCCTTTAGTAAAACCGTCTACTATATCCTGCTCCTCAGTTTTTCCTGTGAGCATTATTATGTGGGGAGCCCCGTAAACTCTCGGGTGACTTCTTATCTTTTCACAGACCTCCAGGCCATCTATCCCCGGCAGGTATAGATCCAAAAGTATAAGCTCTGGGCTCATATTTACTATCATCTGTAAGGCAGCTTCCCCAGATGAAGTTGTACTCACATCAAATCCCTCTTCCTTTAAAGCTTTTTCCAAATGATTTCTTGTTATCAGACTGTCTTCTACAATTAATATCTTCATATACTATCCCCTTTTTCAATTCTCTCCCTTAAACTATTCCATCTAATTTCTATATTCTTTAAATATTTTATTTTTTGTTCTAAGTTTTCTGAATCCCTTTCAATTTCTTCCAAAAGAATTCTTATTTTATCCTCTTTCAGATATGAAAATTCTCCTTTAAGTTTATGGGCATAATATTTTATTTTCCCATAAGATTTTTCTTCCAATGCTTTTTTCAGCTGGGAAATCCCTTTTGGTATTTCCTTTAAACAATCAGCTATTATCCCTTCGCTACCCAACTCATCGACTAATCTTTCAACCTTTAGTTGAGGTATAAGATTTTCAATGGCCTCTATAAGATCATCTCTTTGAAAAGGTTTGGTCACATAGGCATCCAATGATCCCTTCAGAGCTTTTATTCTATCCTCCAAAAACGCATTCGCAGTTATTGCCACAACAGGTAGTTTCATATCTATTTTTTTTATTCTCTCAGCCAATTCATATCCATCCATCTCGGGCATCTGTATATCTGTAAACACGATATCAATATCATCTGTCAGCAATTCCAGTGCTTTTGAACCTCTCGAAGCAGAAATAACAACTATCCCAATCTTTTCTAAAAGCTCTTTTAACACATTTAGGTTTAAACTACTATCATCTACTATCAAGGCTTTGATATCTCTTTTTTTTGCCTCTACCTCTTCCACTTTTATTTTCTCCATACTTCTATAGATCTTCCAGTTAAACAATGGATTCATACAAATAACAGACACTTTTTTCAGTTCTACAGGAGAATCAGATATCACTGTACAATCTAAACTATGTTTTTCCGGCAGGTATCTATCTTCTCCTATAAAGATATGAGGATAGTCCTGAATTACTTCCTCATCCTCAGACAGATCCACAAATGCCTCTTCATCGGATATAATTATATAAGGACGGTTGTAATCATCTCCAAATTGTTGAAAGATCTCTTTTATCTCTTTAGAAGCTGTGTACAAAATAAAACCTTCGGTATTCATCTCTAACTTATCTTTTCCCTTGGGAAGGGATAAATTAAAATAAAAACTACTTCCCATCCCCACAGTACTTTCAACCATGAGTTTTGATCCCATCAAAGATAAGAATCTTGATGTTATTGCAAGACCCAATCC
This sequence is a window from Psychrilyobacter atlanticus DSM 19335. Protein-coding genes within it:
- a CDS encoding tetratricopeptide repeat protein, with product MLKILIKKVIQNDYLDEKIKLKEENRLLKNCDKTIKRNPDNPISYFNRGNLKFKSGDYQGAMKDYNAAIRLNPEYLEAYHSRAIIKEKLTYYNGAIADYNFILKIDSLDPLARKNKNIIQQRF
- a CDS encoding aldo/keto reductase, encoding MQRITLNNGIDIPIIGLGTFRAKEKDVYNAVKTALDSGYRHIDTAMIYGNEVEVGRAIKDSGVPREELFITTKLWNSDQGYETTKKAFDDSLKKLGLEYIDLYLIHWYKGEEKAADSWKAMEELYETGHIKSIGVSNFNVNHIEDLLKTAKIKPVINQVEIHLGLPQYNLQKYCESMEIKLEAYAPMQSGGIFANEDIKKIAQKHNKTIANIALKFLVDRGIIVLPKSIKEERILNNKNIFDFSLDENDQIILEKQCNGMRLFPDPDNCSF
- a CDS encoding MarR family winged helix-turn-helix transcriptional regulator, translating into MKNSVVELIKCVNKRFNDNLKAEFKSKDIPIKLKHIDLFMILYEYGEKIEFKNLVKIWGISKSTVSETITRYVKLELLKKENTTTDKRLVYISLTEKGSDYTKKINDITHEFSAKINELLGEDKNNLKNILKEIIKSDI
- a CDS encoding SulP family inorganic anion transporter; amino-acid sequence: MFSKILKNEVLSGVTVALALIPESVAFAFVAGVSPILSLKGAVVMGLVAAIFTGRPAMISSSTAAISVVFASLIATHGLEYLFATVILMGIIQILLGVFKLGKYTQIIPYSVTLGFLNGLSIVMFLAQFSQFKINGNWLPTKDLLIMIIFVLVTMAIIHFTSKITSAIPSSLVAIVSVTIISSLMSHYDIYSLRTVQDFAGMELKGDLPKFYIPHVSFSLETFKIIFPYAVTGGLVGLTEAVLTGRVIDEMTNTKSKINKEFFAQGLGNLVNGLFGGMGGDAMIGQSIINVKSGGRTRFSAIIASVTLMIFMLFGSAFTNAIPLSGLVGVMFMVVVGTFKWESLKYGGKIPRSDVIVVLAVTFITIFQDLATAVIVGVILSALMFAWEKGKIIYANIETGENGEKIYKINGVLFFGSVYKLKEIFDVNKDPVDVILDLKYAKVMDFSGIETINAIAERYEALGKTFTLIRPNENCRMLLQNAKNIGSIKFAIDSL
- a CDS encoding putative quinol monooxygenase, encoding MIAMVVKIITETNDIQRIKEVAEKLVVETKKEKGCIEYDLYINIEDKTSMSFIEKWETKDDLENHLNSEHFKRLYPEICKYKIDGETVLYEKHSV
- a CDS encoding DUF1971 domain-containing protein, coding for MFSKLKLPKNTNKMGETPIMNEKNVFPEILNKHMTPKGKWAQIVVINGNLKYIHDDEPEKILVADKNHSIVIEPERYHHVILDGNVEFKVEFYKVPENLENFDDKASRPGENFL
- a CDS encoding flavodoxin: MKVRIYYGSTIGDTESIAQILGGKLEAEVVPISQGVKNIDCLDLILFGSSTWGYGELQDDWSDRIEILKDVNLSGKKIGVFGTGDQESYGDTFCDALGIIAKAARDAGGEIIGMTSRESYSFSDSKALENDQLVGLALDINNQDNLTSSRIEEWIDQLKKEI
- a CDS encoding flavodoxin family protein encodes the protein MKVVAFNGSPKVNGNTKQAIDIVAAELKKEGIEVEVIHVGNKIIRGCLACGQCRVKLDDKCIIKDDNHVNEWIQKMKEADGVILGSPVHYSAIAGTMKSFLDRAFYVMGGSSMLRNKVGASVVAVRRSGGIPTFNQLNNFLNYCELTMPTSNYWNVIHGTAPGDIEQDEEGKQIMRVLGKNMAHLLKLVENGKGHVESPELEPKTYTHFVR
- a CDS encoding response regulator transcription factor, producing MKILIVEDSLITRNHLEKALKEEGFDVSTTSSGEAALQMIVNMSPELILLDLYLPGIDGLEVCEKIRSHPRVYGAPHIIMLTGKTEEQDIVDGFTKGADDYVKKPFNIHEVILRIRAVERKNTATVEVLQIGDILINLSANSVKEDGQEIKLSKTEYNLLVFLAKNRGVALARRNIYERVWEDEFIQGNRIIDVYIRKLKNKLSTFDNHIESLQGRGYILRERL